One part of the Thermodesulfobacteriota bacterium genome encodes these proteins:
- a CDS encoding VOC family protein — protein MSKVKPIPDGMNTVTPHLVCKDAAKAIEFYKNAFGAEEGGRLTTPDGKKVLHASLRIGDSALMLADEFPDWGSVGPETLKGTPVVIHLYVKDADSVFDQAVKAGATVKMPVADMFWGDRYGQLQDPFGHVWSVATHVRDVSFEEMEQAAKTMCG, from the coding sequence ATGTCGAAAGTGAAACCCATACCCGACGGAATGAATACTGTGACGCCGCATCTCGTCTGCAAGGACGCGGCCAAGGCCATAGAGTTCTACAAAAATGCATTCGGCGCGGAGGAGGGCGGGAGACTGACCACGCCTGACGGGAAGAAAGTCCTTCACGCATCGCTCCGTATAGGCGATTCGGCGTTAATGCTTGCCGATGAGTTCCCGGACTGGGGCTCGGTGGGTCCCGAAACACTCAAGGGAACTCCCGTTGTTATACATCTTTATGTAAAGGACGCGGATTCGGTATTCGATCAGGCGGTAAAAGCGGGAGCGACCGTTAAGATGCCGGTTGCGGACATGTTCTGGGGGGACAGGTACGGCCAGCTGCAGGACCCGTTCGGCCACGTCTGGTCTGTAGCGACCCATGTTAGGGACGTGAGTTTTGAGGAAATGGAGCAGGCCGCCAAGACCATGTGCGGCTGA
- the uvrC gene encoding excinuclease ABC subunit UvrC, with protein sequence MGISDEKVGSIPASAGVYILKDRKGRSLYIGKAKNLRSRVMSYLHEGGDPQRPHIPYLMREVEDLDYFVTRNEREALVLENSLIKQKKPRYNIRLRDDKNYLSLRLDPRERFPRLSLTRRVLKDGALYYGPFASADALRKAKRLIHKVFPLRDCTDEKFKRHSARPCLSYYMGMCLGPCAGKVGEEEYGEAVERTRMFLRGEKDRIIEMLRDNMEKASEEMRYEDAAHYRDQAKLLEKNLDDQMFITPGTKDRDIVGFHREGQEAEFAVLFSRGGILVDKAEYSFKNAAGTDEDLVGEFISQFYGGNRFIPNEIIIPIDVEGMGDISEWLSERLGRKVTLSVPERGVKASQLELAGRNALESFQRKHARELGEQDLLGRLKSSLHLSRLPAAIECFDISNIQGELAVASLVRFEGGKPARERYRTYRIKTVEGPNDYAMMREVLSRRLTRAEEEGWDIPDLILIDGGKGQLNIAHSVIEELGYAGRLDLASIAKGRYEGEPDKIYIYGRKNPIVFSRNSQVLFLLMRVRDEAHRFAITFHKKLRGKRAVSSALDDVPGIGAKRKKELIKRFGSLSGIRDASVDDIAAVPGLSRKKAEELKEKLSG encoded by the coding sequence ATGGGCATAAGCGACGAGAAGGTCGGCTCGATTCCCGCGTCGGCCGGTGTCTATATCCTCAAGGACAGGAAGGGCAGGTCCCTCTATATCGGCAAGGCGAAGAACCTGAGAAGCCGCGTGATGTCGTACCTCCACGAAGGCGGGGACCCGCAGAGACCCCACATACCGTATCTCATGAGGGAGGTGGAGGACCTCGATTACTTCGTGACGCGGAACGAGCGCGAGGCCCTCGTCCTCGAGAACTCGCTCATCAAGCAAAAAAAACCTCGCTACAACATCAGATTGAGGGACGACAAGAACTATCTCTCCCTCAGGCTCGATCCCCGGGAGAGGTTCCCGCGCCTCTCTTTGACCAGAAGGGTTCTCAAGGATGGGGCCCTTTATTACGGGCCTTTCGCGTCGGCGGACGCGCTAAGGAAGGCGAAGAGGCTTATTCACAAGGTGTTTCCGCTCAGGGACTGCACGGACGAGAAGTTCAAAAGACACTCGGCCAGGCCCTGTCTCAGCTACTACATGGGCATGTGCCTCGGACCCTGCGCTGGGAAAGTCGGCGAGGAGGAATACGGGGAGGCGGTCGAGCGGACACGGATGTTTCTCCGGGGAGAAAAGGACAGGATCATCGAAATGCTCAGGGACAATATGGAAAAGGCTTCGGAGGAGATGAGGTACGAGGACGCAGCTCATTACAGGGATCAGGCGAAGCTTCTCGAAAAGAACCTGGACGACCAGATGTTCATCACTCCCGGCACGAAGGACAGGGACATAGTGGGTTTTCACAGGGAAGGGCAGGAGGCAGAGTTCGCGGTCCTCTTTTCGAGGGGCGGGATTCTCGTCGATAAAGCTGAATATTCTTTCAAGAACGCGGCGGGGACGGACGAGGACCTCGTCGGGGAGTTCATCTCCCAGTTCTACGGGGGAAACAGATTTATACCGAACGAAATAATTATCCCTATAGATGTGGAGGGCATGGGGGATATATCCGAATGGCTCTCGGAGAGGCTGGGGCGGAAGGTCACGCTCAGCGTGCCGGAAAGGGGGGTGAAGGCATCGCAGCTGGAGCTCGCAGGCAGGAACGCGCTCGAGAGCTTCCAGAGGAAGCACGCCCGGGAGCTCGGCGAGCAGGACCTCTTGGGAAGGCTCAAGTCCTCGCTCCACCTGAGCAGATTGCCCGCTGCCATAGAGTGCTTCGATATCTCCAATATACAGGGGGAGCTGGCAGTGGCGTCGCTCGTGAGGTTCGAGGGGGGGAAGCCGGCCAGGGAGAGGTACAGGACTTACAGGATAAAGACGGTCGAAGGGCCTAACGACTACGCCATGATGCGCGAGGTCCTTTCGCGGAGACTTACACGGGCCGAGGAAGAGGGGTGGGATATCCCCGATCTTATTTTGATCGACGGGGGGAAGGGGCAGCTGAACATAGCGCATAGCGTTATCGAAGAGCTCGGCTATGCAGGCAGGCTCGACCTCGCCTCGATAGCCAAGGGCAGGTACGAAGGGGAGCCCGATAAGATATACATATACGGCCGGAAGAACCCGATCGTCTTCTCGAGAAACTCGCAGGTCCTGTTCCTTCTCATGAGGGTGAGGGACGAGGCCCACAGGTTCGCGATCACTTTTCACAAGAAGCTTAGGGGAAAGAGGGCTGTAAGCTCGGCGCTCGACGACGTGCCGGGCATAGGGGCCAAGCGGAAGAAGGAGCTCATAAAGCGGTTCGGCAGCCTGTCCGGCATAAGAGACGCTTCGGTCGATGACATCGCCGCCGTCCCCGGCCTAAGCAGGAAGAAAGCCGAGGAGCTGAAGGAAAAACTCTCCGGCTAA
- the uvrB gene encoding excinuclease ABC subunit UvrB codes for MENGFRIKSEFSPTGDQPGAIAELTEGVLRGDRHQVLLGVTGSGKTFTIANVIANVGRPTLIMAHNKTLAAQLYGELKDLFPDNPVRYFVSYYDYYQPEAYIPSTDTYIEKDAQINEHIDRLRHASTTALFERRDVIIVASVSCIYGIGAPEHYYGLLTMVEEGMELERDRLLEKLTEVQYERTGLDLWRSSFRVKGDTVDVFPSHHDNTALRIEFFGDRVDSIKEIDPLSGKTIRPVKKAAIYPGSHYVAPRDSHERAIEGIKKELEERLAYFSERGMALEKQRLEEKTKFDLELLANMGFCPGIENYSRHISGRLPGQPPWTLLDYFPKDFLLIIDESHQMVPQLRGMYEGDRSRKLSLVEHGFRLPSALDNRPLNFAEFEKRVNQVIYVSATPAQYEIEKAGGVIVEQIIRPTGLADPEVEIRTADRQVDDLLEEIQKRVSAGERTLVTTLTKRMAEDLTEYYRELGIKVRYLHSDIDTLERIAIIRDLRLGKFDVLVGINLLREGLDIPEVSLVAVLDADKEGYLRSETSLIQIFGRAARNVNGKVVLYADRTTASMASAISETERRRRIQEKYNKENGITPASIKKSVTDILSTIYEADYYTVPVEKTPEPIDIPPERISKTISALEKEMKEAARSMEYETAAQKRDQIKRLRELEIKYLGSSEENPQ; via the coding sequence ATGGAAAACGGTTTCCGGATAAAGAGCGAGTTCTCGCCAACGGGGGATCAGCCCGGAGCCATAGCCGAGCTCACGGAAGGCGTGCTCCGGGGAGACAGGCACCAGGTGTTGCTCGGCGTCACGGGGAGCGGCAAGACATTCACGATAGCGAACGTCATAGCCAACGTCGGCCGTCCTACCCTCATAATGGCCCACAACAAGACCCTCGCCGCGCAGCTTTACGGAGAGCTCAAGGATCTCTTTCCGGACAACCCTGTGAGATACTTCGTCAGCTACTACGATTATTACCAGCCCGAGGCCTACATACCGTCCACGGACACCTACATAGAAAAGGACGCGCAGATAAACGAGCACATAGACAGGCTCCGCCACGCCTCCACGACGGCCCTCTTCGAAAGGAGGGACGTGATAATCGTCGCGAGCGTGTCGTGCATATACGGCATCGGCGCCCCCGAGCACTACTACGGGCTCCTCACGATGGTCGAGGAAGGAATGGAGCTTGAGCGCGACAGGCTTTTGGAGAAGCTTACGGAGGTCCAGTACGAGAGGACGGGGCTCGACCTCTGGAGGAGCAGCTTCCGTGTGAAGGGGGACACTGTAGACGTCTTTCCGTCTCATCACGACAACACCGCGCTCCGGATAGAATTCTTCGGCGACCGCGTGGACTCCATAAAAGAAATAGACCCGCTCAGCGGCAAGACCATAAGGCCCGTCAAAAAAGCAGCCATATACCCGGGATCCCACTACGTCGCCCCGAGAGACAGCCACGAGAGGGCGATCGAAGGCATAAAGAAAGAGCTCGAAGAGAGGCTCGCGTACTTCAGTGAAAGAGGAATGGCTCTTGAGAAGCAGCGGCTTGAGGAGAAGACCAAGTTCGACCTCGAGCTGCTTGCCAACATGGGCTTCTGCCCCGGCATCGAGAACTATTCGAGGCACATATCTGGCAGGCTCCCCGGCCAGCCCCCCTGGACGCTCCTCGACTACTTCCCCAAGGACTTCCTCCTTATAATAGACGAGAGCCACCAGATGGTCCCCCAGCTCCGAGGCATGTACGAAGGGGACAGGAGCAGGAAGCTCAGTCTGGTGGAGCACGGGTTCAGGCTCCCCTCGGCGCTCGACAACAGACCCCTTAACTTCGCAGAGTTCGAAAAGAGGGTCAACCAAGTGATTTACGTCTCCGCCACCCCCGCCCAATACGAGATAGAGAAGGCGGGCGGGGTCATAGTCGAGCAGATAATACGTCCAACGGGGCTCGCCGATCCCGAAGTGGAGATAAGGACCGCCGACAGGCAGGTGGACGATCTCCTCGAGGAGATTCAAAAAAGGGTTTCTGCGGGCGAGAGGACACTCGTAACCACACTCACGAAAAGGATGGCCGAAGACCTTACCGAATATTACAGGGAGCTCGGCATAAAGGTGCGCTACCTGCACTCCGATATAGACACCCTCGAAAGGATCGCCATAATTAGGGATCTCAGGCTCGGGAAATTCGACGTCCTCGTAGGGATTAACCTCCTCAGGGAGGGGCTCGATATCCCCGAGGTCTCGCTCGTCGCGGTGCTGGACGCGGATAAGGAAGGGTATCTCCGCTCGGAAACATCCCTCATACAGATATTCGGGAGGGCGGCAAGGAACGTGAACGGCAAGGTGGTGCTCTACGCCGATAGAACCACGGCGTCCATGGCGAGCGCTATCTCGGAGACCGAGAGGAGGCGCCGCATCCAGGAAAAGTACAATAAGGAGAACGGCATCACGCCGGCCAGTATAAAGAAATCCGTCACCGACATACTATCGACCATATACGAAGCCGATTACTACACCGTCCCGGTCGAGAAGACGCCCGAGCCCATAGATATACCGCCCGAGAGGATTTCGAAGACCATAAGCGCGCTCGAAAAAGAGATGAAAGAGGCTGCAAGGAGCATGGAATACGAGACGGCCGCGCAGAAGAGGGATCAGATAAAGCGCCTCCGCGAGCTCGAGATAAAATACCTCGGGAGCTCGGAAGAAAATCCTCAATAG